One Sanguibacter sp. HDW7 DNA window includes the following coding sequences:
- a CDS encoding SHOCT domain-containing protein: MNIPSFWSTIGTTIWWFLAVFLLISYLMVIFSIIGDVFRDRELGGLAKAIWVFFLVTTPVLTALVYLVVRGRGMGERAVVHASEARTSTEEYIRSVAGGGAIDEISRAKNLLDAGAITADEYATLKAVALRTTS, encoded by the coding sequence ATGAACATCCCGTCCTTCTGGAGCACGATCGGCACCACGATCTGGTGGTTCCTCGCCGTGTTCCTCCTGATCTCGTACCTCATGGTGATCTTCTCGATCATCGGAGACGTCTTCCGCGACCGGGAGCTCGGCGGACTCGCGAAGGCCATCTGGGTCTTCTTCCTCGTCACGACACCCGTCCTCACCGCGCTCGTCTACCTCGTCGTTCGCGGCCGCGGCATGGGCGAGCGCGCTGTCGTCCATGCATCCGAGGCCAGGACCTCGACGGAAGAGTACATCCGGTCCGTCGCCGGCGGTGGCGCGATCGACGAGATCTCGCGTGCGAAGAACCTCCTCGACGCGGGCGCCATCACCGCGGACGAGTACGCGACCCTCAAGGCCGTCGCTCTCCGAACCACCTCCTGA
- a CDS encoding LuxR C-terminal-related transcriptional regulator translates to MVARARIGVVDDHPSVILGVSAILNVSADLVVSAWGPTVDSVLVQDEGLDLVLLDLVLGDGSTPTLNVAQLRAAGVPVLAFTSGDRPSTIREAGRAGAVGMVRKSETPTAVLAAVRGALRGEVVATSDWAAALDHDTDFVTARLSDREAEVLALYASGETAERVARTLFISRQTVLDHLRRIRAKYAAVDRTAPTKIDLFHRAVEDGLVPPGG, encoded by the coding sequence GTGGTGGCTCGAGCGCGGATCGGGGTGGTCGACGACCACCCGTCCGTCATCCTCGGCGTGAGCGCGATCCTCAACGTCAGCGCCGATCTCGTCGTCTCAGCGTGGGGACCGACGGTCGACTCGGTTCTCGTGCAGGACGAAGGTCTCGATCTTGTCCTGCTCGATCTTGTCCTCGGCGACGGATCGACCCCGACGCTCAACGTGGCGCAGCTGCGTGCGGCGGGTGTTCCGGTGCTCGCGTTCACGAGCGGTGACCGTCCGTCGACGATCCGTGAGGCGGGCCGAGCCGGGGCCGTCGGTATGGTGAGGAAGTCGGAGACACCGACGGCCGTCCTCGCCGCGGTGAGGGGAGCTTTGCGCGGTGAGGTTGTGGCGACCTCTGACTGGGCCGCGGCGCTCGATCACGACACCGACTTCGTCACGGCGCGCCTGTCCGACCGTGAGGCTGAGGTGCTCGCACTGTACGCGTCGGGCGAGACCGCAGAGCGTGTCGCGCGCACCTTGTTCATCTCCCGGCAGACGGTTCTTGACCATCTGCGGCGTATCCGCGCGAAGTATGCGGCGGTTGATCGCACGGCGCCGACGAAGATCGACCTGTTCCACCGCGCTGTCGAGGACGGGCTCGTCCCGCCCGGCGGGTGA
- a CDS encoding SLC13 family permease has protein sequence MDPAVATFVILGVAVLAFVSGRIPLGIVAIGVSVALYVTGVLTLGEALAGFGDPTVIFIAALFVVSEALEATGVTAWLGQLVVSRAGTRRVPLLLTLCLLVAGVTALISVNGAVAAFLPLVVVVASRAGIAPSQMLLPIAFSAHAGSLLALTGTPVNIIVSEAAVDAGARPFGFFEFALVGLPLLVGTMLILTAFGPRLLPERHATTAPVDVQELARTLRREYDLDPAHELLTATHGVTEVVVPPRSPLIGTHVFPGMLTPSGDLVILAARRGEDEIHGVDSTLRAGDVLLLDGSWADLDRHTSNGSEVLVVDPPERLRRSVPLATGARRTLVVLAATVILLVTGFLPASIVALGAASALVLLRVLTPSQAYRGISWTTVVLVAGMIPLSTAFATTGAAQTVADALLDIVGDAGSRAALAAIVVLTLILGQLISNTATVLIVVPIAVALADASGASVLPFLMALTVAGAASFLTPVATPANLMVMEPGRYRFGDYARCGLPLALLYLVVAVFYVPLIWPL, from the coding sequence ATGGACCCGGCCGTCGCCACCTTCGTCATCCTCGGGGTCGCCGTCCTGGCGTTCGTCTCGGGCCGGATCCCGCTCGGGATCGTCGCCATCGGCGTCTCGGTCGCCCTCTATGTCACGGGCGTCCTCACGCTCGGCGAGGCCCTCGCGGGGTTCGGCGACCCGACAGTCATCTTCATCGCCGCGCTCTTCGTCGTCTCGGAGGCCCTCGAAGCCACCGGCGTGACGGCATGGCTCGGCCAGCTCGTCGTCAGCAGGGCCGGGACCCGCCGCGTCCCGCTCCTGCTGACGCTCTGCCTGCTCGTCGCCGGCGTGACGGCTCTCATCAGCGTCAACGGCGCCGTCGCAGCATTCCTGCCGCTCGTCGTCGTCGTCGCAAGCCGCGCCGGCATCGCGCCGTCCCAGATGCTCCTGCCGATCGCGTTCTCCGCGCACGCCGGAAGCCTGCTCGCGCTCACCGGTACCCCCGTGAACATCATCGTGAGCGAGGCCGCGGTCGACGCCGGCGCACGGCCGTTCGGGTTCTTCGAGTTCGCGCTCGTCGGCCTCCCGCTGCTCGTCGGGACAATGCTCATCCTCACCGCATTCGGTCCACGGCTGCTGCCGGAGCGCCACGCGACGACCGCGCCGGTCGACGTCCAGGAGCTCGCACGCACCCTGCGCCGTGAGTACGACCTCGACCCTGCGCACGAGCTGCTCACCGCGACCCACGGCGTCACCGAGGTCGTCGTCCCCCCACGCTCCCCGCTCATCGGTACGCACGTATTCCCCGGCATGCTCACCCCGAGCGGCGACCTCGTCATCCTCGCCGCCCGTCGCGGCGAGGATGAGATCCACGGAGTCGACTCGACCCTCCGGGCTGGCGACGTCCTGCTTCTCGACGGCTCGTGGGCCGACCTCGACCGCCACACCTCGAACGGCTCCGAGGTGCTCGTCGTCGACCCGCCTGAGCGCCTGCGCAGGTCCGTACCGCTCGCCACCGGAGCACGACGCACCCTCGTCGTCCTCGCCGCGACCGTCATCCTTCTCGTCACCGGGTTCCTCCCCGCATCGATCGTCGCGCTCGGAGCGGCGAGCGCCCTCGTGCTCCTGCGGGTCCTCACGCCCTCTCAGGCCTACCGGGGCATCTCATGGACGACAGTCGTCCTCGTCGCCGGCATGATCCCGCTCTCGACCGCCTTCGCGACGACGGGCGCCGCCCAGACGGTCGCCGATGCCCTGCTCGACATCGTCGGGGACGCAGGATCGCGCGCGGCGCTCGCCGCGATCGTCGTCCTCACGCTCATCCTCGGCCAGCTCATCTCGAACACGGCGACCGTGCTCATCGTCGTGCCCATCGCGGTCGCGCTCGCCGACGCGTCGGGCGCTTCGGTGCTGCCGTTCCTCATGGCACTCACTGTCGCGGGCGCAGCATCGTTCCTCACACCGGTAGCGACCCCCGCGAACCTCATGGTCATGGAGCCTGGCCGCTACCGTTTCGGCGACTACGCCCGTTGCGGGCTACCTCTCGCGCTGCTCTACCTCGTCGTTGCAGTGTTCTACGTCCCGCTCATCTGGCCGCTGTAG
- a CDS encoding SHOCT domain-containing protein encodes MSLLRTAARASVATRVIGNTQRRQQAQWAAQDAAAAQAASATVPVTAGPVAGAPVAAAPVAGASGHDAITLLTQIASLHGAGILTDSEVELAKQRVIAHGI; translated from the coding sequence ATGAGTCTCCTACGCACCGCCGCCCGCGCGTCCGTCGCCACCCGCGTCATCGGGAACACCCAGCGTCGTCAGCAGGCCCAGTGGGCCGCGCAGGACGCAGCCGCTGCGCAGGCCGCGTCTGCCACCGTTCCCGTCACTGCGGGCCCCGTCGCGGGAGCGCCCGTCGCTGCGGCACCCGTCGCGGGAGCGTCCGGGCACGACGCCATCACGCTCCTCACCCAGATCGCGAGCCTTCACGGCGCGGGCATCCTTACCGACTCCGAGGTCGAGCTCGCCAAGCAACGCGTCATCGCGCACGGGATCTAG
- a CDS encoding M17 family metallopeptidase, which produces MTRIRPTLPGLDALDSIRVWSGPATTDTDVVGFATTPDGDLPAELGLDHDALARAGYESKPSTTLRVPRTGGPDLVAVGVGAPTELTLDLLRDAAAALVRAAGRGTNLGLRVDPTTLDAAGLDRADALCVLAEGALLATYSYTGLVREPRTSTVESVTFDLGRTDDADAEVLADVKIAVRATVVARDLTNTPPGHLTATGIADIAVELGTRFGFDVEIADRAQLVELGCGGLLGVNQGSAQEPRMVTLRYRPDGTPSGRLGLVGKGIMYDSGGISLKPSDPMHLLMKMDMGGAAAVLGAFTGLRDAGVRAEVVGRLMCTDNMPSGTAYKLGDVLTARDGTTIEVRNTDAEGRLVMCDGFALAVEDEVDAIVDVATLTGAALISLGTEVAALLGNDDRVVALAEDAARTTGEKAWRLPLERAYRPQLDSQVADISNLGGPFAGTITAALFLDHFTAGTPWAHLDIAGTMQVEKDTAWRSRGATGYGARLLLDLAKRFTAPRA; this is translated from the coding sequence ATGACCCGCATCCGTCCCACCCTGCCAGGACTCGACGCGCTCGACTCGATCCGCGTCTGGTCCGGCCCCGCGACGACCGACACCGACGTCGTCGGGTTCGCAACGACGCCCGATGGAGACCTCCCCGCCGAGCTTGGCCTCGACCACGACGCCCTGGCCCGCGCAGGCTACGAGTCGAAGCCCTCGACGACCCTGCGCGTGCCCCGCACAGGTGGGCCCGACCTCGTCGCCGTCGGCGTCGGCGCGCCCACCGAACTCACTCTCGACCTGCTGCGCGACGCTGCCGCGGCACTCGTGCGCGCCGCTGGTCGGGGAACGAACCTTGGGCTGCGCGTCGACCCGACGACTCTTGACGCCGCGGGGCTCGACCGGGCTGACGCGTTGTGCGTCCTCGCCGAGGGCGCACTGCTCGCGACGTACAGCTACACGGGGCTCGTACGCGAGCCCCGCACCTCGACGGTCGAGTCCGTGACGTTCGACCTCGGCCGCACGGACGACGCCGACGCAGAGGTTCTTGCCGACGTCAAGATCGCTGTCCGCGCCACCGTCGTCGCGCGTGACCTCACCAACACGCCGCCCGGACACCTCACCGCGACCGGCATCGCTGACATCGCCGTCGAGCTCGGCACCCGCTTCGGCTTCGACGTCGAGATCGCCGATCGTGCCCAACTCGTCGAACTCGGCTGCGGCGGCCTCCTCGGGGTCAACCAGGGTTCCGCGCAAGAGCCACGCATGGTGACGCTCCGCTATCGTCCAGACGGCACACCCTCCGGCAGGCTCGGGCTCGTCGGCAAGGGCATCATGTACGACTCCGGCGGTATCAGCCTCAAGCCGTCCGATCCCATGCACCTGCTCATGAAGATGGACATGGGCGGCGCCGCGGCCGTGCTCGGCGCGTTCACCGGGCTTCGGGATGCAGGCGTGCGCGCCGAGGTCGTCGGGCGCCTCATGTGCACGGACAACATGCCGTCCGGCACCGCGTACAAGCTCGGCGACGTGCTCACCGCCCGTGACGGCACCACGATCGAGGTCCGCAACACGGACGCCGAGGGCCGGCTCGTCATGTGCGACGGCTTTGCCCTCGCTGTCGAGGACGAGGTCGATGCGATCGTCGACGTCGCGACCCTCACCGGAGCCGCCCTCATCTCCCTCGGCACCGAGGTCGCCGCGCTCCTCGGAAACGACGACCGCGTGGTCGCCCTCGCCGAGGACGCCGCACGCACGACGGGCGAGAAGGCCTGGCGGCTTCCTCTCGAACGCGCCTACCGGCCGCAGCTCGACTCGCAGGTCGCCGACATCTCCAACCTCGGTGGACCCTTCGCGGGGACGATCACAGCGGCACTGTTCCTCGACCACTTCACCGCCGGGACACCGTGGGCGCACCTCGACATCGCGGGCACCATGCAGGTCGAGAAGGACACTGCATGGCGTTCGAGGGGCGCGACCGGCTACGGCGCGCGCCTCCTCCTCGACCTCGCGAAGCGCTTCACGGCCCCCCGCGCCTGA
- a CDS encoding AbgT family transporter, which yields MSDDVATAAAPEKGGMLAWIEKVGNKVPDPTIMFVYLIGIIALLSAALSLANVSVTDDVVVPVPRDEFSQINEHLGGTWSIYDSVTGEPAEVPDYIVEERTFEVRNLLSVEGARFFFTSFVDNFAGFGVVAVVLIAMAGVGVSEHAGMMGALIRSVVRTAPRKWLATILIAVGVISSVATDAGYLILVPLAAAAFLTVGRHPLAGLAAAFAAVGAVFGVNVLITPSDSMLTEVTNGVLSAAGMETIEVTQNYYFAIVSSIVLTVVVLLVTVFVTERRLGTYDRSELAADGVEEQVDAAAEARGLKFAAWALLGFVVVVAALTLPPGAPLRDPETGAIIGTTPFMSSLVFLISLAFLVCGIAYGRGARTLVGGSPVVGAIAKTFGSLGGLLVMFLMIAQFIALFSWTNLPTVAAVSAAELLQQADVPAIVLLLAFILVIVVLDFILPGLVPKWVIFAPVFIPIFASLDVAPQTLLAAYRVGDSPVNVLTPLMVYLPFMVTVARRYKKDTGIGTIIALMLPYALWILATWTVLFAAWFALGIPWGPGSPVGMS from the coding sequence ATGAGCGACGACGTCGCCACCGCAGCCGCCCCAGAGAAGGGCGGGATGCTCGCCTGGATCGAGAAGGTCGGCAACAAGGTCCCCGACCCGACGATCATGTTCGTCTACCTCATCGGGATCATCGCGCTGCTCTCGGCGGCGCTCTCGCTCGCGAACGTCTCAGTGACCGACGACGTCGTCGTGCCCGTCCCGCGCGACGAGTTCTCGCAGATCAACGAACACCTCGGCGGCACGTGGTCGATCTACGACTCCGTGACGGGCGAGCCCGCAGAGGTCCCCGACTACATCGTCGAGGAGCGCACGTTCGAGGTGCGCAACCTGCTGTCCGTCGAGGGCGCGAGGTTCTTCTTCACCTCGTTCGTCGACAACTTCGCGGGCTTCGGCGTAGTCGCCGTCGTGCTCATCGCCATGGCAGGCGTCGGCGTCTCCGAACATGCGGGCATGATGGGCGCACTCATCCGCTCTGTCGTGAGAACGGCCCCGCGTAAGTGGCTCGCGACGATCCTCATCGCCGTCGGCGTCATCTCGTCGGTCGCGACCGACGCCGGCTACCTCATCCTCGTGCCGCTCGCCGCCGCCGCGTTCCTCACCGTCGGCCGCCATCCGCTCGCGGGCCTGGCCGCGGCGTTCGCAGCCGTCGGTGCCGTCTTCGGCGTCAACGTCCTCATCACACCGAGCGACTCGATGCTCACTGAAGTCACCAACGGCGTGCTCTCCGCCGCAGGTATGGAGACGATCGAGGTCACCCAGAACTACTACTTCGCGATCGTGTCCTCGATCGTCCTCACGGTCGTCGTACTGCTCGTGACGGTCTTCGTCACAGAGAGGCGGCTCGGCACCTACGACCGCTCCGAGCTCGCGGCCGACGGCGTCGAGGAGCAGGTCGACGCCGCGGCCGAGGCCCGCGGGCTGAAGTTCGCCGCGTGGGCGCTCCTCGGCTTCGTCGTTGTCGTCGCGGCTCTCACGCTTCCGCCCGGAGCGCCGCTCCGCGACCCCGAGACCGGCGCGATCATCGGCACGACGCCGTTCATGTCGAGCCTCGTCTTCCTCATCTCGCTCGCGTTCCTCGTGTGCGGCATCGCCTACGGCCGCGGCGCTCGCACGCTCGTCGGCGGCTCGCCGGTCGTCGGCGCGATTGCCAAGACGTTCGGCAGCCTCGGCGGCCTGCTCGTCATGTTCCTCATGATCGCCCAGTTCATCGCGCTGTTCAGCTGGACGAACCTGCCGACGGTCGCCGCGGTCTCTGCGGCCGAGCTGCTCCAGCAGGCCGACGTTCCCGCGATCGTCCTGCTGCTCGCGTTCATCCTCGTCATCGTGGTGCTCGACTTCATCCTGCCGGGCCTCGTGCCCAAGTGGGTGATCTTCGCGCCCGTCTTCATCCCGATCTTCGCGTCGCTCGACGTCGCGCCGCAGACCCTCCTCGCGGCCTACCGCGTGGGTGACTCCCCCGTGAACGTTCTCACCCCGCTCATGGTCTACCTGCCGTTCATGGTCACGGTCGCGCGCCGCTACAAGAAGGACACGGGCATCGGCACGATCATCGCGCTCATGCTGCCCTACGCCCTGTGGATCCTCGCGACGTGGACCGTGCTCTTCGCGGCCTGGTTCGCTCTCGGTATCCCGTGGGGGCCCGGCTCACCCGTCGGGATGAGCTGA